In the genome of Juglans microcarpa x Juglans regia isolate MS1-56 chromosome 6S, Jm3101_v1.0, whole genome shotgun sequence, the window GATAAAGCCGACAAACCCCGGCGACTTCGCTGAGGGCCGTCCAGCGTCGGTCCACCCTCCGGCAACCTAGATTTCTCTGTGTCGTCTCTCAGAGTACTCCGACGACCCCCACGACAGCTCTGTTGGTCTTGCCGTTGACACAGAACGAGTCGACGCTTTCCGGCGAGTCTTCTGGGAGTACTCTGGCGTCAAGCAATGGTCTTCAGCCGTGGTCTATAGCCGTGTCCCTATGTCGCAGATTTAGATTCTCTGAGATGACGAACGGTTGTTGAAGGAGGGGAGTTCGTCAGCatgggttcttctatggagttggtcatagaatctaaatcctttaTATTGATGAAGGAGGGGAGCATGTTGGTCATTACTGAAAGGAGTCGTAGGGTAATATCTAAGCTGGTTCTGGGTTTAACAACAGTACAGTGGCTGGCCAAGGCCATGGAAGCGTGCACAAAAGatgagaaacaagattttttctccacAGTCCAGGAAGGTAGATGCAGTTTCACGGCGCATCGTTGCTCCAATGCTCAAGGACGTTATATGGCGGTGGCGGAGTATGGAGGTGGagggaggaggaattttattttcatttctgaGGAGGGGAGCAATGGCTAgagaaggatgggggaggtGCTCCGTGATTTTTCCTTCGGCAAGAGAGGGAGTGACGGTTTGGAAGGACAAGGTGCTGTAGGACATGGCTCTGTCAGGGAGCCGCGTAGCAGACATGTGGCGAGGCAATCCTATGCAGCAGCTCTAAAGACGGGTCAGGCTTCGGGTGTTCAGAGTGAGGAGGGTCTACAAATTATGCCTCAAGACCAGCTTGTCGAGATGCACAATTCTTTAAaagagatggaaacccaacttggcAAGTTGAAGGCagtgataattatattatctacaAAAATAGACCGGCTTTCAGTTGGAGGCAACAGGGTTGTAAGTAACAAGATAGGCCCGAattctttaaaatctaaaaaaggaAAACGGAAGATCGGATTCGGCCTTTtccctataaccagatccaggAGAGTATGGCTAGTCAAAAGGAAATCTAGGTTATTTGAAGCGGGGTCTACATCGGGTATCGGCATAGAGACATCAATGGAATGTTATTCGCCTCATGTAACACAGGATAGACCAATAGTCAGCATTACACCCTTGGTTCccgaagaaactatggctccctcgtcagagttgaaggaaaattgtGTACTGCcgaggtctgaaggagatgtaggatccgctatcaccccagaggtgaagggacttgttgtcaccccagaatctccaatggagaGAACTAATGGAGTTGCTGGAGAACCTATGGGTttggcgttggtgccttgtgtagagtcgggagtgcagttggatactgtgtctggggataaCGTTACTcccctggtctctcttcctccaatagcagaCTGGATTCtacctaaagttaacgagattcagcagtttgtgggaatctcacatggaggatgtgaagatcaatttaaagaCCTTATCACTGTgattgaggcaagccacgcgcttaaaaccaaatcaaatttcaagaaaagcagggagctACAGCGTCTTTCTTgagcaatcaactacgacgctaagggtggtagctcaactagagggaagcttaaagggagggcattgtgaagacggggaatcaaggggttggggttgggtgttcaagtagagttttagttctaggGGAAACAAGGGGTTAGGGTCAGGTctggtgtattttggattgtcttTCCACGggttttttgggtcattaggggctttttGAGTCATTTTGGGCAATgcgttttcttgtatacattcagtgtacttggtttctcctttttatatatataattttttacttataaaaaaaaaattgaaatgaggttgatttataaaaatgtgcaagatatgttttgaaaagaaatgtgaagacaacctcagttatgtgttctgcattactcatgaaatctatataaaagagaaagtgttttctgACATGATTGGTgcagacatgagcaatattttgaTATGCTGTTTctaaaatgtgcaaaagagcaaatatgaaatctgTGAATTTCGCACATGTTATATGAAGATGCTCTGAATCCATTTTGAAtgtgtgaaaatgatatgaaaatctCCAGTACtctgtttgatatgatatgacatctgaagaacctttggcatgactttctgattctattTCTGGTTTTGATACGAtggttttaattttgttataaattataatggttggtaccaacatcttTGATataagtgcacccactttgaaaacaaagtgatttttctaCGTattctttcctatgtgcacactcgagactccgagaatgaataagagaAAGTTTTACATTGCGATACTACTTGATTTGGCCATCGAgaatagcacaaccctaccacagaggttaaacatagtatatgacatgatatggtgatataatatgataagatgaagatgttcattcatgttatgccaaagagTCATTGAATATGAATAGTTTGAAATGtagctctgattttctgataacacgttttgAAATCtgcatattgaaattgaaatgttttatttctgcattctgaactcttaGGAAAGggtcatatttatatattagtatatattatttgcttattaagttgttgataactcactttttatcttcacaatattttcagatgatgtcgATGGTTCAGCTGGGGTTCAGAAATAGAAAATGTGAGCAAGGCTAGCTGGTATTAGGGAGTCGAGTACCTAAGGGTACCATCACTAATAAAGGGGTTTTGTTTGATTATCtggatttatttatattatttagttaTCGGGACTTACGTAATTATTAGTTCTTTATGTTGTGGAAGCATTGGTTTATGTTATTGGATTTATCACATTGATGACCATGTAGTGGATTTTATGCGTCATGttgaaacaaataaatttatgtttatgtGTTTCAGAGCctggaaatgatatttgtatatTGGGAGACATGATTATAGGTGACTAGTAATAACTCTCCAACCCATCCTGGTACAGGGCGTTCCTTAAATATTGTAGATTTTGGCTTCTTTGACCATGGTGGGCCCATCCACTTAGTTCCCACGCAAGTCATCTTCAAAAACAACTAGATTACGAAAGCTTCATCACATGCCAATGAAAAGCTACGGTTTCTCAAACCTTAAGCCTCCAGTGTATTTTGTTTCACTCCCAACATCATTGACCAGGTCAAGCACATCAACGATCATATGAACAAGCATAATTACAATTAATCAAAAGCAAAATCAGCACAAGCAAGAACCTTTATGACCAAGATTTATCATACCTGTCCCATTTCCAAATAAGTAGCAGCCCGGTTCGTGATATAGGAAACGTCCTCGTTATCCAACTCCATCGCCTTAGTATAATGAGCAATTGCCGTGTCGAAATCCTTATTCTTGTAAGCCGCATTGCCCAATTCCTTTTCCGTCTGCGCTTGCGCCTTCCTCTGCTTTGCGTCCTTCTCCTCCTCTGTTAGCTCCATTGGCTCCGGCTCAGCTTTCTTCACCGGCTCGGCCTCCGCGGGCCTCCTCCTCTCCGGACGTGGCTGCGGTGAAGAGGACGAAGACTCCGGCATCTCCATGTCCTCCGAAGTAGGTGTCCGGAAATTTATGTTCAGCAAAACTCCCAGCGCTTGCATAACCCTCTGATCTTGGAGATAGAGGTTAAGATTGCTAGGATTTTTCTGAAGCTCCTGCATCATCTTCACGAAATCAGGCTGTTGAAGGTAGGCCCTGGTGTTTGGATCGGCAGTGAGCTTGGCCCACATCTCGGACCCAGAGAAGGCGTCGCCGAAGAGGTTGTTCGGCGGTGGAGCGGCTCGGGAACGTGAAGCGGCGGATTGGGCGTCGGCTAAGCCGGATTTGAGGGCGTCGTTATTGGGGTCATACTCGAGGCCCTTCTTGTAAGCAGCGACGGCATCCTCGTGGAGGCCCAAGCCGAGGTGAGCGGCGCCGAGCCGGCTGTATCCCTTGGACCAGTCTGGCTTGAGCTCCACTGTTTTCTTGGCGTCGGACAACGCCTCGGAGTACTGATGGAGAGAAGCGTAGGCGGCGGATCGGTTCGAGTAGAGGACGTGGTTGGTAGGAGCAAGACCAATGGCCTCCGAGAAATGGCGCACGGCGCCAGAGAAGTCGCCGGCGGAGAAAGCGGCGTTGCCCTTGGCTTTCGCTTCGTCGGCCATGCTGTATTCCGATAAATctgaagaaataataataataacgataaaaatacaaaacacaaaGTTAGGGGAAGGGGTTTAAGGAGCCAAATCAATTGGGGGTTGGGGGCTTGGGAACGAAAGGGTGCGAACGTAGCAAACCCTTGACCTTTATGAAACTATCAGGGACGAGAGACTCCTGGGGTTTCTGGAAACttcggttcggttcggttcgTGCACGACTTCGGGGAAGGGACTAGGGAGTTGTTTGGGAATCGGAGGATTAACGTCTAGATGGATGGATAGTATCTTCGGTGTCGGTGTTTGGTCTCATTAACACTCGAAACGCAGCGTTTTGCTCCGTTGGCCGCAGACTATACTTCTTGgggaaaatatatattggaGTCTACTGTGTGCTGCAGCCGCAGCACAggatttctttattattattgcgTGTGGATTAAGGCTTACCTCTCTGGTACGTAGGAATGCGAGGAAATTTTAATACTAACTATTCATTAGATTATCGTTTGAGCGGGCACGCGAACTttgatctctctttctctcaggTTTGCAGCCTACGAAGAGTATGTAATTCAGCCTGACCTCCCAAAGCTCTTCGGTAACGAGCTCCTTCCTCTCTCCGTGTTAAGATTCCATCTCAGTACGTTCTTCGAAGATCTAAATATGCATCAGCTTTGATGACATTATCTATTCACTTTGACTGAATTCGATTAAGTTGCATGCAttcttggatttgaattttaaaatgtgCTTTGTGTAGTCGTCTATTAGAATGCTCTCTACCTGTTTGGAAAAACTCCTCTTAGAACTCTGCTTCTTCCCCCGTCCTCCTCTTTGATGTAATGCTGCTGGTATTTTCACCCTCTGCTTAGTCGTTATATTTGGAACAATTTTGCATAGCATAGAAGAACCCTATTGATCGTATGTCCCATTGCACATCACAGTAGTCACCTCGTGCTTCCCACGGTTTAAGCCCTGTCCAGTTTGCATAATTGAGGAACTAATAACTGGTGTCTGAACAATTAATTTTCCAGGATTCCTTGTTGGTAACCAAGGCACGCAAGGTTTCTCTCAGCGGGATTGGTTCCTACCAAAGGTTTCTCAAATGGATAGATTGATTCTTCATCCCTTTCCCACCCCCTCCCCCTGAAAATGCTTTACCAACAAGAATCCTATTACGaaaatggattttttattttcttgttacgTCGTTCTGTTAACTTCGTTGTTGATGCAGTTGTATCTGCAGGAGGAACTACAGTGGGGATTTGATGAATGGTGCTTCTGCAGCTAGTAGCTTAAGGTCAGCATTCTCTTACTGTGTACAGCAGGTGCGAAGTTATGATTACCATCACTACCTCTGCCTCCTTGAACTTCCGCCTCACTCCCGAAAGGCTGCTTTCGCACTCCGTGCCTTCAATGTTGAAACTGCAAGAGCCATGGATATTGCTTCTGATCCCAGGATTGGTCTTATGCGCCTTGTCTGGTGGCAGGAAGCTATAGACAAAATGTATGCTGAAAAGCTAATCGAGCACCCAACTGCACAGGCCCTATCATCAGTGATATGCGAGAATAAAATAAGCAAGGGGTGGCTGAAACGGTCTGTTGAAGCTCGGATCAACGATGCAAGAAGAGAGGTTGCCGACATTCCTGAAACTATTGAAGAGTTGGAGAAATATGCTGAAGACACTGTATCAACCATTCTGTATATGACACTTCAAGCTGGTGGGATCAGGTCCACTGCAGCTGACCATGCAGCATCTCACATTGGTAAAGCAAGTGGCCTCCTTTTGCTGCTTAAGTCACTACCTTACCATGCTAGCCGCAACCGTCATTTTTCTTACATACCGGCTAAAGTGGCTGCCAAGCATGGGTTGTTGGTGAAGGAGGGAGGTCGATCAGAGATCCACTTGGATTCTCATGAGCGCTTGTGTGATGCAGTCTTTGAGATGGCCTCAGTTGCTAATATCCATTTGCAGAAAGCTCGTCAACTTGCTGGAACAGTACCGGCCGAGGCTCGCCCGGTGCTGTTGCAGGCAGTTCCTGCCCAAGTTCTCTTGGACTCCCTCAGCCGGGTACAGTTTGATGTATTTGATCCAAGGTTATCACGAGGGGTATTGGGTATTCCTCCTTTGTGGTATCAATTGAAACTGAAGTGGCATTCATGGATGGGGAAATATTGAGATATATAGTCCTGGCCTTTTTCCCAATTGAGGAGGAAATCCTTCATCAGATTGGAAATCAATTTGCggatttaaattttgtcattttggtTTCTTCACAATAATGGGGCCTTACCCGGTCAAACCATGTCCAACACcctcagttttttattttagtttactTGTAAGGACTTTCGGAGCGGTTCCGATTGGGCATAACTTATGCAGCCAGCAGGTTGGGCTTGTACGCTTTAGAGCATTCATATTGGTTCtctataaatttctttaaaatttggCTTAAAAACAcactttctaaatttttttataaattttactcatctttcaaaaacttcatacatctcattccctattatttttctattctattaaaataatattcatttattttttctttagtattATTTTCTCTCACTTACGATTACATACttaattactcattattttatatttttttcttatgttttgaaccATCACTCTCTAACGAATATTTTAGAGCATTTATATTTGGTGCCCCAAAGCACCGAATTCCCTATAATTTAAGGTTTATTTTACGGTTTTGATCAAAATATCCTTAGATCTGAATTCCTATTTTAGGGAAAAGATTTAGGAGATGAACAGTAGTTTCTCAAATATAGGGAATTACTATTCATTCCCTAAaccatttttttatcaatatttttttctaatacataaaataaattcttcttccaatcatttatattttctctcatactcatatttgttatagttttaaataataatttaattaattacgaaaatataaaaaattaattttaaaaatgtaatcatatccacaaaaaatattttaaatttttgtttaaaatattcactagagtaatagttcaaaatataagtagttaagtttgtaaatagaagtgagaaaaaaataataaagaaagaatagataaatattattttaatagaatagaaaaatgatagagaatgagatgtaggaaatttttgaaagatgagtaaaatttaggaaaaaattttagagaatGTACTTTTTTGCTAAATTATAGggaattttattagaaatggGATGAGAATGCcctcaaacaaaaatttaaatttttttttgctggtatgataatattttaaaattttttttaaaattttcataattatttaaattatttttaaaattattacttaaaactataataaatatgagcatgAGAGAAAGtgtaaatgattaaaaaaaattattttatttattaaaataaaatattcatattcataaaaaatgatttagagaTAAATAGTGACTCTCTATATTTAGAGAGCCACACTTCACATCTCAAAAACCTTTTCTTAAAATAGGAATCAATGAAAAGGAGTTTttcttaaaagtaaaattttttttgctaaaatttaggaaattaGGGGCTTGCATCCGGATGAGGATGCTCTTATGGGTCACTTATGGCGCTACTTCTAGTCATTATCGGAGTGATTATGGTACCGGCATTTGCCTTTACGGCATCCTTTTAACATTGTTGTTTGGTATCTTggtcaatgttttaaattttgtactgtACTGGTCGGTACTGTCGAAATTTTTTGTTTCGGCCGTCCGGTctgtacaggtactatacctgttccgtaccgatCAAAATACCAATCGTatcggcctcaatttcggcctgtaccggcctatatctATGTCGGTACCGGTCGATATTTCGGccagtgtgttttttttttcaaactacaaacttattttttaactcccaattcaaactagactatttataatttatatatatatatgtatttatatataatttatttatatatcgactatcccgaaacgttattccgaaacggtatcatattgaaatatttcatttcaatgcTTTAACCGATATAACGTCCAGTaccatattcaaaatattggtaGTGATCGTTAGTTCTCGTAATAAATTTTGTGATAATTAAATCCAATGGTATCCGTATCTCCTTATATGACATGGTTGTTTACAATTTCCAAAGCAAAAAAGCTGCGTTAGCCAAAAGAAgggacaaaacacaaaaacaaaccGCTAGAGGAAGGGCTTGAACCTTCGACCTTGTGGTTAACAGCCACACGCTCTAACCAACTGAGCTACTCCAGCTTTATGCTGGCCGTTGCAatcaaatgattatataaaCCAAAACAATCGTAGATTGTTGAAATGGACCGACTAAGAGAGAGTTATTGTAAAATacttacttttataaaatattttacaaaattacccAACACActtttataaatcattttttaaaaataaaaatgttagacAAAGCACGGTACAAAAATaggaatatgatttttctaagaAGCTGTGGGCCTTTTGACTGTGACAATGAAGCCCTTGAACGTGAGAATCACTTGAACACCCAGATCAAATCCATATTAATTCCTTCATTTCATAACAACGCCCTTCCACTTGAATTCATGCCATGGAGGCACATAGATAGATAAGACTGTTGATATAGCTATAGTCTTAACTTTTGAGGATTTGGACATCTATCTCCGTTTGTTACGGCAGATGATCATCGCTTATAATAATTTGTTCTTacgaattatatataataggtacgtagttatatatactatattaagaaaaatatttatttattgtcagttttttcttacaaaaaatgattattttttgttaaaataaatatgttcttataaaaaataattatttttataataaataactcgTCATGAATGTTCATTTTACTTTGATATTTTgtgcagaaaatgaaaaatctgttGGATAGTGtaagaaattaaaatctgaATGGAGAATATGGCAAGAATCAGAATGCCAACTTACCTTCTCCTTAAgctatatttcattttaaatagtgCAGTACAGCTTTACAAGAGTAAGAAAGGTAATTTACAGAACGGAAAGAAGGTAAATATGGTAATGTACAAGATGTAAAGTATGACTATTAAGCATGATACACGTGAAAGAggaaatcaagaaaaattgatCACTCTGATTCTGGAGAAGATTGAGTTGCAGACTTATTATTGGAATGTGCAGGAATATTTGGTCTAACacccccctccctcccccagTCCCCCAAAAGTGATGGGGATCAAAATCACCATTAGTTTGGACCTTAAGAAAGTGAATCTCGCCACTGTTTGGCCCTTGGTAAATAGATCTACAATCTGATCTTGTGTAGAAATACATTTCTCTTAAGTGTTTTTGTTGAGAACTTTTTCTCTGATGAAGTGGTAGTCTACCTCAATATATTTGGTCCGAGCATGAAACACTGGATTAGATGCCAAGGCAATGGCTCCAATATTGGCACACCAAATGGTTGGTGTGGAAGTTAGAAGCAAACCAAGCTCCTTAATTCATGAGCATCTGTATCCAGTATATTTCAGCAGTAGCAATGGCCAAGCTGCGATATTCTACTTCTGTGCTACTCTTGGATACAattggttgtttctttgttgtccaTGTGATGAGATTTTTTCCTAGAAATATGCTATAGCCTGTTGTGCTTCTACGGTCATCCTGATTGCCCGCCTAATCGGAGTCACAATaagcttataaatttatatcaCCAGGAGTAAAGAAAATGCCGTAGTCAATACTACCCTTAAGGTAGCGAAGCACACGCTTAACAGCAATCCAATAGGGCTCATGGGGATTGTACACAAATTGGCACAATTGGTTTTCGGCATATGCAATATCAGGGCACGAGATTGTACAATATTGAAGAGTCCCAACTACTCGACGATATTCAGTAGGATCAGACAATAATTCACCATCTTCAGAGGAGAGTTTCAGACCTAAGGTTGTCGGACAGCTAAGGGGCTTAGCACCCACCATTTTGGTGCTTTCTAGCAGATCAGTTATGTATATTGTTTGGCATAGGTGGAGCCCATATTGATCACGGCTAGCCTGGACACGTAGAAAAAAACTAAGCTCACCTAGATCTCTAACAAGAAAAGAATCTTTGAGAGATGAGACAAATGAATCAATCGCACTCTCGCTAGAACCAATGACCAATATGTCATCAATGTAAACCAACACATACAATTTCATAGAACCAGTAGCATAGATGAAAAGTGAATAATCAACAATAGACTCAATGAAACCATACTCCAATAGCAATTGTGAGAGGCATGGAAACTAGGCACGTGGCTCTTGTTTAAGGCCGTGCAGAGACTTATACAATCTACAAACATAATCTGGATGATTCTCATTAATAAACTCTTGAGGTTACTCCATAAAAACTTCTTCATCTAAAAACCCATGTAGAAAAGCATTTGAAATATCTAATTGCGTATATTCCAATTGAAAGAAACTGCTAAAGTAAGAATCATGTGAACTGTGGTGTGTTTCACTACTGGTGAAAAAGTTTCTGCATAATCAATTCCATACTGTTGATCAAACCTCTTTGCAATTAAACGTGCTTTATAGCGCTCAACACTGTCGTCAAATAATCGTTTTAtcttaaaaatctatttatttcgAACAATATGCTTACCTGGTGGGTGAGGGCAGAGTGACTAAGTCTCATTTACCATCAATGCGTCAAACTTAGTTCCCATCACAGCACGCCATTGTAGAGAGGAAGCGGCTTGTGTGTAGGTGGAAGGCTCATTATCGGTGATGACCGTGGAGAGTACCTGTAGGGGATGCCGAGTGGAGTAGAAGACGTTAAAATCGCGGAAGGTTTTGGGTTTGGAGTTCCTGGTCATCGATCTGGTTGTGACTTAGCTTGGGttatgtgtttggttgttgggtGGATTTAAGGCTGATGGAATCGGTGGTGCGTTGGTTGCAGTTGCAGGTGGATTGGTTGGAGAAACGGGTTGACTGTTGATTTCTTGGTAAGGGACAACGTGTTGGTTTTCAATGTTGGGAGTGAGTTCAATTGATTCGGTTTCAAGGGTGGGTGATGTTTGGCAAAATTGAAGGGGTTCGATTGCAAGTATGAGAGATGGCTGAGAAAATGTAAAGACTGGAACTTGTAAAGGAGAAGGAGACATACTTGGGGAAACTGTACTCGGTGAGGCAAGAGAAAAGAGGACTCCATGCTttgcaataaaattttgttcatTGAAAATTACACTGCGTGACACATACACACGGCAAGTATTATAATCAAGACACCTATAGCCACGTTGCTGGCTAGCATAGTCGATAAAAATGCATTCTTTACTCCGAAAAGATAATTTGTGAGGTTCATATGGTTTGAGTAAAAGAAAGCATGcaaatccaaaaattttaagatgtgAATATTTGTGAACTTTTTTATGAAGCATGTAGAAAGgcattaaatttttttgcaGATAAACGGATGTTAAAAAAGCATCGGGCCAATATGTATTCGGTAGGTGGGACTGAGCTAGAAGTGTTAGCCGGGTTTCAACAATATGATGATGTTTTCgttcaataatctcattttgtTGAGAGGTACGCGTGCACGTTAATCgatgaaaaatgttatgttcTTGTAAAAAAGATTTGAAGGCAGTGGAGATAAATTCACCACTGTTATCAATTTGTAATTGTTGAATTTTACAAGAGAATA includes:
- the LOC121237727 gene encoding hsp70-Hsp90 organizing protein 3-like, translated to MADEAKAKGNAAFSAGDFSGAVRHFSEAIGLAPTNHVLYSNRSAAYASLHQYSEALSDAKKTVELKPDWSKGYSRLGAAHLGLGLHEDAVAAYKKGLEYDPNNDALKSGLADAQSAASRSRAAPPPNNLFGDAFSGSEMWAKLTADPNTRAYLQQPDFVKMMQELQKNPSNLNLYLQDQRVMQALGVLLNINFRTPTSEDMEMPESSSSSPQPRPERRRPAEAEPVKKAEPEPMELTEEEKDAKQRKAQAQTEKELGNAAYKNKDFDTAIAHYTKAMELDNEDVSYITNRAATYLEMGQYEECVKDCDKAIERGRELRSDFKMIAKALTRKGTALMKMAKCSKDYEPAIEAFQKALTEHRNPDTLKKLNDAEKVKKELEQQEYFDPKLADEEREKGNECFNQQKYPDAIKHYTESLRRNPKDARAYSNRAACYTKLGALPEGLKDAEKCIELDPTFSKGYTRKGAVQFFMKEYDKALETYQEGLKHDPNNHELLDGVRRCVGQINKASRGDFTPDELKERQAKGMQDPEIQNILQDPVMRQVLTDFQENPKAAQEHAKNPMVMSKIQKLVSAGIVQMK
- the LOC121237873 gene encoding NADH dehydrogenase (ubiquinone) complex I, assembly factor 6, which produces MNGASAASSLRSAFSYCVQQVRSYDYHHYLCLLELPPHSRKAAFALRAFNVETARAMDIASDPRIGLMRLVWWQEAIDKMYAEKLIEHPTAQALSSVICENKISKGWLKRSVEARINDARREVADIPETIEELEKYAEDTVSTILYMTLQAGGIRSTAADHAASHIGKASGLLLLLKSLPYHASRNRHFSYIPAKVAAKHGLLVKEGGRSEIHLDSHERLCDAVFEMASVANIHLQKARQLAGTVPAEARPVLLQAVPAQVLLDSLSRVQFDVFDPRLSRGVLGIPPLWYQLKLKWHSWMGKY